A single Pochonia chlamydosporia 170 chromosome Unknown PCv3seq00011, whole genome shotgun sequence DNA region contains:
- a CDS encoding basic-leucine zipper (bZIP) transcription factor (similar to Metarhizium robertsii ARSEF 23 XP_007817520.1) produces MLGLPGGDKSFLNQFGGTQDVFPSKIDNQTAPSSVSQEDIPEEPGKRATRPKTKSSTKTPKQKPSAAKLAAPAPKTRTQPRRNATKANETPLEDQEPEPESEPAPAVPVPTTKKAKNRRQRSLERNRVAASKCRKRKKQWTDGLEQKKSGLESIHHELQAKCMSLLQESSQLKNFLIGHASCQDPNIDIWIRNEASKFVQNLQKKRRLNSLFSVPSLDGNSSASSSASPLTGTALESPGQASLDLDMDDFSGSEESSEDDLAN; encoded by the exons ATGTTGGGGCTTCCCGGAGGAGACAAGTCATTTCTGAACCAGTTTGGAGGAACGCAAGACGTTTT CCCATCCAAAATCGACAACCAAACCGCGCCGTCCAGTGTTTCCCAAGAGGATATTCCCGAGGAGCCGGGCAAGAGAGCCACAAGgccaaagacaaagtcaTCGACCAAAACACCGAAACAGAAACCCTCCGCAGCAAAACTCGCCGCGCCGGCACCGAAAACTCGAACACAGCCAAGACGCAATGCTACCAAGGCCAACGAAACCCCTCTAGAGGATCAAGAGCCCGAGCCCGAGTCCGAGCCAGCGCCAGCAGTGCCAGTGCCTacgacgaagaaggcgaaaAACCGGCGCCAGAGATCGCTAGAGAGGAATCGCGTCGCGGCCTCCAAATGCCGCAAACGCAAGAAGCAGTGGACTGACGGTCTAGAGCAGAAGAAATCTGGCCTCGAGTCAATCCATCACGAACTCCAGGCAAAGTGCATGAGTCTGCTGCAGGAGTCGTCCCAACTGAAGAATTTCTTGATCGGCCATGCGAGCTGCCAGGACCCGAACATTGACATTTGGATAAGAAATGAAGCCTCCAAGTTCGTGCAGAATCTGCAAAAGAAACGTCGGTTGAACAGTCTGTTCTCCGTCCCAAGCCTCGATG GAAACAGTTCGGCCTCTTCGAGCGCCAGCCCTCTGACGGGCACTGCCCTTGAATCGCCGGGCCAAGCGAGCCTGGACCTAGACATGGACGATTTTTCCGGCAGCGAAGAGTCTTCAGAAGACGACCTGGCAAATTGA